One window of the Nocardia terpenica genome contains the following:
- a CDS encoding M23 family metallopeptidase: MPDQARRAKLSQGGWTVIRPDWRSALRQDRPTTRQRMRRVAGAARRAGARAARAVAGFDWREFLRRDWRAWSREQWPPLRAWLIEHRVLVAGVVAVAVFAAADATAPRAADLTPAPGTAQRVPVAYPLQVQAAPESSRRFLAAINNGERLRESEVVAAAARATLERAKAEAAAAVAGDRQPWLNGTVTTLPGGILPGLGAFVMPARGVFTSGYGMRWGGFHYGIDIAAPIGSPIYAVTDGTVIDAGPAQGFGLWVRIRHDDGTISVYGHMYDFSVSVGERVRAGQQIARVGNRGDSTGPHLHFEILVGGQHVDPQPWLAAHGLRIG; the protein is encoded by the coding sequence ATGCCTGACCAGGCACGCCGCGCGAAGCTGTCTCAGGGGGGTTGGACCGTGATCCGCCCCGATTGGCGCAGCGCACTGCGGCAGGACCGGCCCACCACCCGGCAGCGGATGCGACGGGTGGCGGGCGCCGCGCGGCGAGCGGGGGCGCGGGCCGCGCGGGCGGTGGCGGGATTCGATTGGCGCGAGTTTCTGCGCCGGGATTGGCGGGCGTGGTCGCGCGAGCAGTGGCCGCCGTTGCGCGCCTGGCTGATCGAGCATCGGGTGCTGGTGGCGGGTGTGGTCGCGGTGGCGGTGTTCGCCGCGGCCGACGCCACCGCGCCGCGCGCCGCCGACCTCACCCCGGCGCCCGGGACGGCACAGCGCGTGCCGGTGGCCTATCCGCTACAGGTGCAGGCGGCGCCGGAGTCGAGCAGGCGCTTCCTGGCCGCGATCAACAACGGCGAACGCCTCCGGGAATCGGAGGTGGTGGCCGCGGCGGCGCGGGCCACGCTGGAGCGGGCCAAGGCCGAGGCGGCCGCCGCGGTGGCGGGCGATCGGCAGCCGTGGCTGAACGGCACCGTCACCACGCTGCCCGGCGGAATCCTGCCCGGCCTGGGCGCATTCGTGATGCCCGCCCGGGGCGTGTTCACCTCCGGATACGGAATGCGCTGGGGCGGTTTCCATTACGGCATCGATATCGCCGCACCGATCGGCTCGCCGATCTACGCGGTCACCGACGGCACCGTCATCGACGCGGGCCCGGCCCAGGGTTTCGGGCTGTGGGTGCGCATCCGCCACGACGACGGCACCATCTCCGTCTACGGCCACATGTACGACTTCTCGGTCTCGGTGGGCGAACGCGTCCGCGCGGGCCAGCAGATCGCCCGCGTCGGCAACCGCGGCGACTCCACCGGCCCCCACCTGCATTTCGAAATCCTGGTCGGCGGCCAACACGTCGACCCCCAGCCCTGGCTCGCCGCCCACGGCCTCCGCATCGGCTGA
- the purD gene encoding phosphoribosylamine--glycine ligase — protein MRVLVIGSGAREHALVTALRRDPGVRAVCAAPGNPGIAQHAEVRAVDPANADAVVALARDFAADLVVIGPEVPLVLGIADAVRAADIACFGPSAAAARIEGSKAFAKDVMAAAGVRTAHSEVVDHPGELDAALDRFGPTWVVKDDGLAAGKGVVVTADRSAARDHGAELLEQGHPVLLESFLDGPEVSLFCLVDGETVVPLLPAQDHKRVGDGDTGPNTGGMGAYTPLPWLPAETVAEIVDTVVKPVAAEMVRREVPFSGLLYAGLAIGQSGPAVVEFNCRFGDPETQAVLALLDSPLGALLYATATGTLAQAEPPRWADGAALTVVLAAENYPARPRTGDVISGTDATDANTEVLHAGTAQREDGALVSAGGRVLNVVATGADLTEARARAYARIARIKLPGSHYRTDLALAAVEGRISLPARV, from the coding sequence GTGCGCGTACTCGTCATCGGTTCCGGAGCCCGTGAACACGCCCTGGTAACGGCCCTGCGCAGGGATCCGGGTGTGCGCGCGGTCTGCGCCGCGCCCGGCAATCCGGGTATCGCCCAGCACGCCGAGGTGCGTGCGGTCGACCCCGCCAACGCCGACGCGGTGGTCGCGCTGGCCCGCGACTTCGCGGCCGATCTGGTGGTGATCGGGCCCGAGGTGCCGCTGGTGCTGGGCATCGCCGACGCGGTGCGCGCCGCGGACATCGCCTGCTTCGGGCCGTCGGCGGCCGCGGCCCGCATCGAGGGCTCGAAGGCGTTCGCCAAGGATGTGATGGCGGCGGCCGGGGTGCGCACCGCGCACAGCGAGGTGGTCGACCATCCGGGCGAATTGGACGCCGCCCTGGACCGTTTCGGCCCCACCTGGGTGGTCAAGGACGACGGCCTGGCCGCGGGTAAGGGCGTGGTGGTCACCGCCGACCGGTCCGCGGCCCGCGACCACGGCGCCGAACTGCTCGAGCAGGGGCACCCGGTGCTGCTGGAATCGTTCCTGGACGGCCCCGAGGTGTCGCTGTTCTGTCTGGTCGACGGCGAGACCGTGGTGCCGCTGCTGCCCGCGCAGGACCACAAGCGCGTCGGCGACGGCGACACCGGCCCGAATACCGGCGGCATGGGCGCCTATACGCCGCTACCCTGGCTACCCGCCGAGACGGTCGCCGAGATCGTCGACACCGTGGTGAAACCCGTTGCGGCGGAGATGGTTCGGCGCGAGGTGCCGTTCTCCGGCCTGCTCTACGCCGGGCTCGCGATCGGGCAGTCCGGGCCCGCCGTCGTCGAATTCAACTGTCGCTTCGGCGATCCCGAGACCCAGGCCGTGCTGGCGCTGCTGGACAGCCCGCTGGGCGCGCTGCTGTACGCGACCGCGACCGGCACCCTGGCCCAGGCCGAGCCGCCGCGCTGGGCCGACGGCGCCGCGCTGACCGTGGTGCTGGCCGCGGAGAACTACCCGGCCCGCCCGCGCACCGGCGACGTGATCTCCGGAACCGACGCCACCGACGCGAATACCGAAGTGCTGCATGCCGGTACGGCCCAGCGCGAGGACGGCGCCCTGGTCTCCGCGGGCGGCCGCGTCCTCAATGTCGTCGCCACCGGCGCCGACCTCACCGAGGCCCGCGCCCGCGCCTACGCCCGCATCGCCCGCATCAAACTCCCCGGCAGCCACTACCGCACCGACCTCGCCCTCGCCGCGGTCGAGGGCCGCATCTCCCTCCCCGCCCGCGTGTAG
- a CDS encoding HIT family protein: MASVFSAIIAGQLPGRFVWEDDEFVGFLTIAPVTQGHTLVVPRKEIDQWQDIDPDTFARLTGVAQKIGRAVRAAWDAPRAGLLIAGLEVPHLHVHVFPAFEMGNFDISGADPDPSKESLDEAQAKIKQALRDLGYEANVPD; encoded by the coding sequence ATGGCTTCCGTTTTCAGCGCGATCATCGCCGGCCAGCTCCCGGGGCGGTTCGTCTGGGAGGACGACGAATTCGTCGGCTTCCTCACCATCGCACCGGTCACCCAGGGGCACACACTCGTGGTGCCGCGCAAGGAGATCGATCAGTGGCAGGACATCGATCCGGACACGTTCGCGCGGCTGACCGGCGTGGCCCAGAAGATCGGCCGGGCGGTGCGCGCCGCCTGGGACGCGCCCCGCGCGGGCCTGCTCATCGCCGGACTCGAGGTGCCGCACCTGCACGTGCACGTCTTCCCGGCCTTCGAGATGGGCAATTTCGACATCTCCGGCGCCGATCCGGATCCGAGCAAGGAGTCGCTGGACGAGGCCCAGGCCAAGATCAAGCAGGCGCTGCGCGACCTCGGCTACGAGGCCAACGTTCCCGACTGA
- a CDS encoding sensor histidine kinase, translating into MTVRQAGGTGPAASRVSSARSLRHTIARRVAAVPLRITLVVALVLLAAFGLLVSGVAVTSAMERVLLDSVDRQLTEAAHTWAKPDQPLPSRLPGMFYVRGQDVAGGSQTRPSEPRVMPDIPPDLGRHPRTVGTIGDPSAHWRAMRVSAPSGTTIVAMQLGESETIVRRLIGLEVLVGALVLAALAVVAQLVIRRSLRRLRDVEQTAAAIAGGDLHRRVPVQGTNTEVDRLSQSLNGMLAQIQRAFAATEASEEAARRSEAKMRRFVADASHELRTPLTTIKGFSELYRQGAMPDPELFMDRIERESNRMSLLIEDLLMLARLDAQRPLDRRPVDLLAVASDAVHNARAVDAAQRPAGPPRGIDLEIRSGAGTLEILGDETRLRQVLANLVNNALIHTPPEAAVTVRLTPAAHEVRLDVVDTGPGLPQDQADRIFERFYRTDSSRSRDSGGTGLGLSIVQALVAAHGGTVAVASEPGRGTVFTVRLPRGAGQSGTLAS; encoded by the coding sequence ATGACCGTGAGGCAGGCCGGCGGTACCGGCCCTGCCGCCTCGAGAGTCTCGTCCGCACGATCCCTCCGGCACACGATCGCCCGGCGCGTGGCCGCGGTCCCGCTGCGCATCACCCTGGTGGTGGCGCTGGTGCTGCTGGCCGCGTTCGGGCTGCTGGTGTCCGGGGTGGCGGTCACCTCGGCCATGGAACGCGTACTGCTCGACAGCGTGGATCGGCAGCTGACCGAGGCCGCGCACACCTGGGCCAAACCGGATCAGCCGCTGCCGTCCCGGCTGCCCGGCATGTTCTACGTGCGCGGGCAGGACGTGGCGGGTGGGTCCCAGACCCGCCCGTCCGAACCGCGGGTGATGCCGGACATCCCACCGGATCTGGGCCGCCACCCGCGCACGGTCGGCACCATCGGCGATCCGTCGGCGCACTGGCGGGCCATGCGGGTCAGCGCCCCGTCGGGCACCACGATCGTCGCGATGCAGCTGGGCGAGAGCGAGACCATCGTCCGCCGCCTGATCGGCCTGGAGGTCCTGGTGGGTGCGCTGGTGCTGGCCGCGCTGGCGGTGGTGGCGCAGTTGGTGATTCGGCGCAGCCTGCGCCGGCTGCGCGATGTGGAGCAGACCGCGGCGGCGATCGCCGGGGGCGATCTGCATCGGCGAGTTCCGGTGCAGGGCACCAATACCGAGGTCGATCGGCTGTCCCAGTCGCTCAACGGCATGCTCGCCCAGATTCAGCGCGCCTTCGCCGCGACCGAGGCCTCGGAGGAGGCGGCGCGGCGCTCGGAGGCCAAGATGCGCCGGTTCGTCGCCGACGCCAGCCACGAGTTACGCACCCCGCTGACCACCATCAAGGGCTTCTCCGAGCTGTATCGCCAGGGCGCGATGCCGGATCCGGAGCTGTTCATGGATCGCATCGAGCGCGAGTCGAATCGGATGAGCCTGCTGATCGAGGACCTGCTCATGCTGGCCCGGCTGGACGCGCAGCGCCCGCTGGACCGGCGGCCGGTGGATCTGCTCGCCGTGGCCAGCGATGCGGTGCACAACGCCCGCGCGGTCGACGCCGCCCAGCGACCGGCCGGGCCGCCCCGCGGCATCGACCTCGAAATACGGTCCGGCGCGGGGACTCTGGAGATCCTGGGGGACGAGACCCGGTTACGTCAGGTGCTGGCCAACCTGGTCAACAACGCGCTCATCCACACCCCGCCCGAGGCGGCGGTGACGGTGCGGCTGACCCCGGCCGCGCACGAGGTGCGGCTGGATGTCGTCGACACCGGACCCGGCCTGCCGCAGGACCAAGCCGACCGGATCTTCGAACGCTTCTACCGCACCGACTCCTCGCGCAGCCGCGACAGCGGCGGCACCGGGCTCGGCCTGTCGATCGTGCAGGCACTGGTGGCCGCGCACGGCGGCACGGTGGCCGTGGCCAGCGAACCGGGACGGGGCACGGTCTTCACCGTCCGGCTGCCGCGCGGCGCCGGTCAGTCGGGAACGTTGGCCTCGTAG